The Helianthus annuus cultivar XRQ/B chromosome 16, HanXRQr2.0-SUNRISE, whole genome shotgun sequence genome includes a window with the following:
- the LOC110942394 gene encoding E3 ubiquitin-protein ligase MBR2, with amino-acid sequence MQGQRSIFDPFPETVDLNQGSNPNTTSMDETDDWNNMLSPMERRLLNNDLSNELNFSCVNTNRHNSFQSIRSWDVGESSSRASLRDQVSNDGQHWSNSAAHASRLEQPHRESSTTPMNVNLNVGYESTNSDDDGIGPSDCGPGSSFDHWGLSCKRKTLEGTSTQSLMGGASGCFPEASRSLNISSAQVNHVPMNRYETPNSRIGVPESSPTPTPPPFGTRGSVLNLNNNDNVSSTGNPVRRSDINSSHQSLNRQILLNEFLDQSRGQIGNNISNPQPPFVHTPDVPRNTHHFPWGANISSRSGGSSSSSLLRNNVQYHNFVPPSDGRNSVQDPTHWSLATGSVGVGAGGASSSSRTGGGNGGSRSLNGLWTPHLNNHTAPSQQRSSEFPPWTLFPSAEVESGGQRGHISSFSGGSSSSDDNRISSGGSSQRHHYQPFSRAALLMEVPDDDWRALAADIEGRQRLVSEIRQVLNAMRRGENLRAEDYMLFDPFINGVAELHDRHRDMRLDVDNMSYEELLALEERIGDVNTGLSEEVILKTMKQRKHIAFMAISAQNLEPCCICQEEYDTGDNIGSLDCGHDFHTDCIKQWLAQKNICPICKMTGLAP; translated from the exons ATGCAAGGTCAAAGGAGCATATTTGACCCTTTCCCCGAGACCGTTGACCTTAACCAGGGGTCAAATCCCAACACTACTAGTATGGACGAAACCGATGATTGGAATAATATGTTATCTCCAATGGAAAGACGGTTGTTAAATAACGATCTTTCTAACGAGCTAAATTTCAGTTGTGTGAATACAAATCGTCATAATAGTTTTCAAAGTATTAGAAGCTGGGACGTTGGCGAATCTAGCTCTAGAGCAAGTTTACGTGATCAGGTTTCTAATGACGGTCAACACTGGTCAAATTCAGCCGCTCATGCATCAAGATTAGAACAACCACATCGTGAATCATCAACAACTCCTATGAATGTAAATTTGAATGTTGGATATGAGAGTACTAATAGTGACGATGATGGTATCGGGCCTTCTGATTGTGGGCCGGGCTCATCTTTCGATCATTGGGGTTTATCTTGTAAAAGAAAAACCCTGGAAGGTACTTCTACCCAGTCCCTCATGGGTGGCGCTTCCGGTTGCTTTccggaagcttctagaagcttaaACATATCTTCGGCTCAAGTCAACCATGTGCCGATGAACCGCTATGAAACACCAAATTCAAGAATCGGAGTTCCAGAAAGCTCACCGacaccaacaccaccaccgtTCGGCACTCGAGGCTCGGTTCTAAATCTTAATAATAACGATAACGTATCATCAACTGGGAACCCCGTTAGACGATCGGATATTAATTCATCTCACCAATCTTTGAACAGACAGATTTTGCTTAATGAATTTTTGGACCAGTCCCGAGGGCAAATCGGTAATAATATATCAAACCCGCAACCCCCTTTTGTCCACACTCCAGATGTTCCAAGAAATACACATCATTTCCCTTGGGGTGCTAATATCAGTTCACGAAGCGGGGGTTCATCTTCATCAAGCTTGTTACGAAACAACGTGCAATATCATAATTTCGTCCCACCGTCTGACGGTCGGAATTCGGTTCAAGATCCTACGCATTGGAGCTTAGCCACCGGAAGCGTTGGTGTCGGTGCTGGTGGTGCATCGTCTAGTTCTAGAACTGGCGGTGGTAACGGGGGATCACGTTCTTTAAATGGTCTGTGGACGCCTCATCTTAATAACCACACGGCACCTAGTCAGCAAAGATCGTCGGAGTTTCCTCCTTGGACTCTTTTTCCATCTGCGGAGGTGGAGTCGGGAGGGCAAAGAGGTCATATTTCTTCGTTTTCTGGTGGATCTTCTTCATCGGATGATAATCGTATTTCATCTGGAGGTTCTAGCCAGAGACATCATTATCAACCTTTTTCAAGGGCGGCGTTGTTGATGGAGGTACCTGATGATGATTGGCGGGCTTTAGCGGCTGATATCGAGGGAAGACAGAGGCTCGTATCTGAG ATTCGACAAGTGTTAAATGCAATGCGGAGGGGTGAAAATTTACGAGCTGAG GATTATATGCTATTTGATCCATTTATCAACGGGGTTGCTGAGCTGCATGACAGGCACAGAGACATGAGGCTAGATGTTGATAATATGTCGTACGAG GAACTGCTAGCATTGGAAGAACGTATAGGAGACGTGAACACTGGGCTAAGTGAAGAGGTTATTTTAAAGACAATGAAACAAAGAAAACACATAGCTTTTATGGCGATTTCCGCTCAAAACCTAGAGCCCTGTTGCATATGTCAG gaAGAATACGACACTGGTGACAACATTGGAAGTTTGGATTGCGGGCATGATTTCCACACAGATTGCATCAAACAGTGGCTGGCACAGAAAAACATTTGTCCCATTTGCAAGATGACGGGTTTGGCTCCTTAA
- the LOC110942395 gene encoding U-box domain-containing protein 26-like, with translation MPGSLEPLDVNVQIPYHFRCPISLELMRDPVIVTTGQTYDRSSIESWVATGNTTCPVTRLPLTDFTLIPNHTLRRLIQEWCVANRSYGVERIPTPKQPADPVTVRSLLNQAVSQSNSKHVRLSALRRLRALARDSEKNRSVISAYNAREILIGILFETSLSLNSPELNLEALAVLSSFPLTESECVLISSDLVRISYLISLLSHSSIDVRVNSASLLENVIVGTRSPEKRAEISNQNEVFEKVIGILNYPVTCSRAMKVGIKALFALCLVKQHRHKAVEAGAVEAVIDRLSDFEKCDAERALATVELLCRIPEGCAAFAAHALTVPLLVKIILKVSDRATEYATGALLSLCSASERLQNEAVAVGVLTQLLLVVQSDCTARAKRKAQMLLKLLRDSWPEKSVRNSDDLACSDVVPF, from the coding sequence ATGCCGGGAAGCTTAGAGCCGTTGGATGTGAATGTACAGATCCCGTACCATTTCAGGTGCCCGATTTCTTTAGAACTTATGAGAGATCCGGTTATTGTGACCACCGGTCAGACCTACGACCGGTCTAGCATCGAGTCATGGGTGGCAACGGGCAACACAACGTGTCCAGTCACTCGTCTTCCTCTAACCGACTTCACTCTAATCCCTAACCACACACTACGCCGGCTCATCCAGGAGTGGTGTGTGGCGAACCGGTCATACGGTGTGGAGCGTATTCCGACGCCGAAACAACCGGCCGATCCGGTCACCGTCCGGTCGTTACTCAACCAGGCGGTTTCTCAATCTAACAGTAAACATGTCAGGCTGTCTGCTCTCCGGCGGTTACGTGCTCTCGCACGTGACTCGGAGAAAAACCGTTCGGTGATTTCAGCGTATAACGCACGTGAGATTCTGATCGGAATATTATTCGAAACGAGTTTGAGTTTGAACTCACCGGAGTTGAATCTGGAAGCGTTAGCGGTTTTATCTTCGTTTCCGTTAACGGAATCGGAGTGTGTGTTGATATCGTCAGATCTGGTTCGAATTTCGTATCTAATTTCGCTTCTATCGCATTCGTCGATTGACGTTAGGGTTAATTCAGCGTCGTTGCTTGAAAATGTCATCGTCGGAACCAGATCGCCGGAGAAACGAGCGGAAATCAGTAATCAGAATGAAGTTTTCGAAAAAGTGATCGGAATTTTGAATTATCCGGTGACGTGTTCGAGAGCGATGAAAGTTGGAATCAAAGCGTTGTTCGCGTTATGTTTAGTCAAGCAACACCGTCATAAGGCGGTGGAAGCCGGGGCGGTGGAGGCGGTTATTGACAGACTATCGGATTTTGAAAAATGCGACGCCGAACGTGCGCTGGCGACGGTGGAGCTTTTGTGCCGGATTCCGGAAGGATGTGCGGCGTTTGCGGCTCACGCGCTTACGGTGCCGTTGTTAGTGAAGATTATTTTGAAGGTTTCTGATAGAGCGACGGAGTATGCAACCGGAGCGCTGCTGTCGCTGTGCTCGGCGTCGGAGCGGTTGCAGAATGAGGCCGTGGCGGTGGGTGTTTTGACGCAGTTGTTGTTGGTTGTACAGAGCGATTGTACGGCGCGTGCGAAACGGAAAGCGCAAATGCTGTTGAAATTGTTACGTGATTCGTGGCCGGAAAAGTCGGTTCGGAATTCGGATGATTTAGCGTGCAGCGACGTCGTTCCGTTTTGA